CGGCGAGCGAGGGGCGGGAGTTCAGCCCCGCGGGGAAGAAGTTGTCGATGGAAATCGTGGAAGGAAGGGCGCGAAACGCCTTGGATGCCGTCATCAGTCCGAGATCGTCGTAGATGGGGTCAAAGGGCGACTGCGCGTGGCTCTCGCCGAAGAGGAAGAAAATGCGGGACGGCTTCTTTATTTTTGCCCCTGTGGCTGTCCGATGGAAATGCTCAAGAGGATCTTTGTCCTCTGCAAACGCGGAGGCTGGAAGAAGCGGTGCGAGGATTTCGACGGATTCTTCATCGCTGTGTCTGAGCGCGTTGGAGAAGGGGACTTTATAGACGAGCTTCAGAGCGATGAGATCATCGACTGTGGCCTTTGCCATAAAGACGTCGTCCTTGACGAGGACGGGGATATCATCCCATTCCGGTTTGTGCCGATGCAGGAACGTGCCGCCGTAGCGAATCCAATAGAAGAGAGCGATGGAGGCGAGGAAGACAAGCAGGTTCAAAGCGTATTGCAGGGAGGTGTTTTCTACGCTGAGATAGGGAATGGTTGGCGTGCTGAGCAGTGCGGAAGAGGCGGTATAGGAGAGTGCGGCAAAGGGAATATATCCCAGGAGAATCCAGCCGCCGTGATTTTGACGGAAGAAGATGTCAAGGAGATTTTTCTTGTCGGCGTGGCCGCCCAAGCGAACCATGTGATTGAAGATGTCGTGGAAGTGATAGTAAAAGATGAGCTTACCGACAAAGGCCGTGTACAGGATGCAGAGGAAAAGTGTGATGCCGATGCCGCGGACTGTGTCGCTTACGGCAAAGTAGGATGGGATAAAGGCTGCCGGGAGGCTGATGAGCAGAAGTGGGACAAGGAAAGCGTAGGCGTTGATGTCCATTCCCCACCAAAAGGCGTAGCGAAAACAGGTGAACCACTTTCGCCATTCGCCGACCGGCGACTTCTTCGGGCGGAAGATGAGGATGAAGAGCAGGCGAAACAGGGCACATACGATAGGGACGAGAAGAAATATTTTCAAATCCTGTTGGAGTCCTGTGAAAAAAAGTGAAAACATATTGCAACCTCATATATATTGACAGCATTCCTCTGTATTTTAGCAAGATATGCAAGGTCGGGCAAGAGGGAATGGATTGCCATCGCACATCTATTTGTAGGATTACAATAGATGTGAGACTGGAACAGGATATACAAAAGCGATGAAATCCTTTAGAATGTGTTTAGCACCAACAACATGACCAAAGGAGGTTTCATCGCCATGTCCAGTATAACACAAATCAAACGCTATCTGCCACATGAACTTAAGACACGCATCTATGCCGTCCAGCTTTATCGCCATGAAGAGGATATATCCTTTGTCTGCCGTCGTTACAAAATCTCCAAAGCCTCACTTATGCGTTGGAACAAAAAATATGACGGCACGCCGGAATCCTTGATGGACAAATCCCATCGACCACACACACAACACCCGAAAGCACATACCGAAGAGGAACAAACTTGGATTTGCAACCTCCATAGGCGCAACCCGCATATTTCCGTCGGAGAAATGTATGGTAAACTCAAAATGCACAAAGGCTATCAACGCCACCCGGGCTCGCTCTACCGCGTACTTATCCGTCTTGGCTTGCGTCCGTCACGCACCGACACCAAAACAGCATCCAGGAAACCGCAGCCCTATCATACCCCGCAACAACCCGGCGTAAAATGGCAGATGGATGTCAAATATGTTCCCTCTGCCTGTTATGTCGGAAGTACGCCACAAGCATTTTTTCAGTACACCGTTATAGACGAGGCCTCCCGCGAGCGTTACATCCATCCCTATGAAGAGGTTAGCAGTGCCTCCACTTGCGATTTCCTGCTCCGTGCAATCACCTTTTTCGGCTACCAGCCGCAGACCCTCCAGACTGACAATGGTCCGGAGTTTGCCCACACGTGCAAGACAGAACGAGTCCACCCGCTTGATGCTCTCTGCGAGAAACTCGGTATCCGGCACAAACGCATCCGACCTCGAACACCACGGCATAATGGGAAGGTGGAACGCAGCCACAGGAACGATCAGGAGCGATTTTACAACAAACTGAAATTCTTCTCCCTCGATGATTTGAAAGAGCAAATGCGCCGTTATCTCCATCGATCTAATCGCATTCCCACCAAGGTTCTCGGATGGAAGTCTCCTTTCGAGAAACGCAAGGAACTGCTGCAAGAATATCCGGTAGTCAAAGCTAAGAGAATTACAGTGGATGCTATGACATTTATTTATGGGTCTCCCGCTTCTTAAATTTTCGGTCTCACATCATTGACATTCCTACAGAATGGATTGCCATCGCACATCTATTCCTGTTATACTGGTACGCAGACAGTAACTGTGAGAGGAGGTGCACACATGACAACGGCAAAAAAAGGATTGCAGGCACCGGCGAAAAAGCCGCATGCCATGGAGGAGTCTCTGCAAAACCTCAAGGGAGTCGGATCCAAGAAGTATGAAGCGCTGACAAAGCTGCACCTCACGACGATTTACTCGCTGCTCACGCACTATCCGCGAGACTATGAGGATCGGCGCATGGTGACCCCGATCAGCGATCTCGTCACGGATGACAGACAGTCGGTGCTGGGGACAATCATCAAGCTGGAAGAGCGGCGCACCGCTCGCCGGATGACGATCCTCACGGCGCTGATCGGCGACGGCACCGGCTACCTGCGGCTGACATGGTTCAATCAGCAGTTTCTCAAAGACAAGCTGACGGTCGGCACCCGTATCTACGCTGTCGGGAAAATCACGCCCGCTTACGGCGGACGCGGACAGCTTGCCATGTCGCCTGTCGCGGACTACGCGATTCTCTCCGAAGGAGAGGAGGCGGAGACGGGAATCCTGCCCATTTATCCGGCGACGGCAAAGCTCAATCAAAAATTCTTCCGCGGACTCTTTGCGCAGCTTTTCGAAGATGGCGTGGACATACCGCATCTGATTCCCGAGACGATCGAAAATAAATATAGGCTTTTGCGGAGAGAAGAGGCATTTCATGAGGTGCATTTTCCGGAGGCGTATGCCTCACTCACATTGGCGCGCGAGAGACTGGCATTTGAAGAGCTCTATCTCATTCAGTGCGGACTCCTGCTGCTTCGGCAGAAATATCTCAGTGAGCGGCAAGGTGTGCGTCATCTGATGGACGGGGAGCTCGTCCAACGCGTGCAGGCTGCGCTCCCTTTTCAATTGACGGAAGATCAGGCAAGGGCCGTTCATGAGATCAAGAGAGATATGGAAAAGGCTCTGCCTATGCGTCGCCTGCTGCAGGGCGATGTGGGCTCCGGAAAAACGGTGGTGGCGCTTCTCGCTCTCGTGAAGACCGTCGAAAATGGCTGCCAGGGAGCGCTGCTGGCGCCTACGGAGATACTTGCAAGGCAGCATTACGAGAAGTTTGCGGAGATTTTGGCCCCGACAGAGGTGCGAGTCGAGCTTCTTGTCGGAGGGCTTGGGAAAAAGCGCAGAGAGGAAATTTATCAGGCGTTATCCGACGGAGAGATTGACCTGATCGTCGGGACCCACGCGCTGCTGCAGGAGGGGGTGCGCTTCGCCTCCTTGGGCCTCGTGGTCACGGACGAGCAGCATCGATTCGGTGTGGAGCAGAGAGCCGCGCTTGAGAAGAAAGGGGGCGAATACCTCCGGCCGGATCTTCTCATCATGACGGCAACGCCGATTCCGCGGACGATGACGCTGACCGTCTACGGCGATCTCGACGTGTCCCGCATAGAGCACTTACCGCCGGGGCGACAGGCGGTTCGGACGTATTGTCGGCAGCAAGCGTCCCGAGGGAAGATCTACGACTTTGTGGAGAGTGAGATAGCGCAGGGGCGGCAGGCGTATGTCGTATGTCCGCTGATTGAAACCGGCGAGGAAGACGAAACGGAAACAGAGCGGGAGGAACGGCGTCTTTCTGCCGCTGTCGATGTCTATGAGGAGCTTCAAAAGGGAAAGTTTCGCAGGCGGCGAGTCGGCCTTCTGCACGGCAGGCTTCCCGCAAAGGAAAAAGAGTCCGTCATGCGTGCTTTCCATCGAGGAGAGATCGATCTTCTTGTCACGACGACCGTTGTCGAGGTCGGGGTCGACGTACCCAATGCGAGCATCATGGTGATCGAGGACGCGGAGCGGTTCGGACTGGCACAGCTTCACCAGCTGCGCGGCCGCATCGGGCGCGGAGCCCATAGGTCATATTGCATTCTTATCTCCGAGAGCAGGGGGGATACGGCGAAAGAGAGACTGACCCTGATGGAGACGACAACGGACGGCTTCAAATTGGCGGAGGAGGACCTGCGCCTTCGCGGACCGGGGCAGTTTTTCGGGAGCATGCAGCACGGATTGCCGGATCTGAAGATGGCGAATGTCCTCGGTGATATGGATATCCTTTTAAAGGCACGGCAGGCGGCGCAGGAGACGATGGGGAATGCGGCGCTGGCGAAAGAGGCGGAGAAGAGCCTGTCTTTGATATATCAGGAATTTTTCCGGCGCATTCAGGCGGTGTAATCACATTTTCACGGCACAGGCTGCCATATGATCAGCGGCGTAAAAATTTCATTTGACAAAGATCCGCGCGCTCTGCTATACTCATTAGCGTTGCGAGCGGATGTGGCGGAACTGGCAGACGCGCTAGACTTAGGATCTAGTACCGCAAGGTGTGAAGGTTCGATTCCTTTCATCCGCACCACTAGGAATATCAAGACCTCCGGGAATTTTACCTCGGAGGTCTTTTTATATTTATTTGATTTTTGACAGCCTTTTTGACAGCCCGACGGGATTTTATCCGTTTCATCTGATTCTATTTATCGGCCATATTTTTCGGAGATTTTGTCCATCGTCTCTGAAATACCGTCTTGCATTTTCGCGGTGTTGTGAACATATCTGTCCATCGTGAAGGAGGCGGAAGCATGTCCCATCCGGACTTGTATCTTCTTTACACCGATTTCCTGCTCTGCAAGTAGTGTCGCGTGGGTGTGTCGGAAGGAATGAAAGCGCAGATCGTCGGGCAATCCGAGACGCTTTTTCAGACTTGCGAAGATGTGCGTCAAGGCGGTCAAGGTCATCGGCTGTGTGACGTCTTTCAACGAGCGGAAAATATAATCTTCTTCAGCTAGTCTAGTGCCTTTAGATAGCAGCGTCTCCGCAAGCTGCACCTTCCACGAGAGAAGGTTTTTGACGGCGGCGGCGGAGAGTGTCACGGTGCGGACGCTGTATGCGCTCTTTGTTTTTCCCTCGTATTCCTGTGTGCTCTTTTTCCGCGCCTTGGATACGCTGACAGTTGCGCTCTTTGCATCGAAGTCCGACCATCGAAGGGCGACGATCTCACCACGGCGCAGCCCGCTGTCCCACGCAAATTTAAAAAGGTGCTCTGTCTGTGTGCCTTGTATTTCATCCAGCAATGCGCGGTATATATCGGGCGTCACAATGGCGGCAGGTGTCGCCTCGTGCTTCGGCTTGTGGATGTAGTCAAGAGGATTGTGCTCGGCGATCTGCTCAAACTTTGCCGCCTTGAAGATGGCGTTTAAAAGTGTATAGACGGCTTGTCTCGTGCGACTGCCCGTGATTTTCGCTAAAATGTCTTTGATGACGGCCGGGCGGATGTTGCTGATTTTCATATTTTCGGGGATGTTCGGCAGTATGTGTCTGTCTAGTAAGCATTGATAGTATGCGAGCGTCGATTCTTCTAACTTGTCATCTCGGCGCTTCATTAATATGAAATCTTCTGCGAAATTATGAAATGTCTCGATACAGAGATAATCGGCGATGTTGCCTTTAAGGAGTCGCTGCCGCTCGGCTTCCAGTTCTTTCAAGCTGTAGCCGTAGATATACTTCTTCACTTTCTCCCCGGTCAGGGGATTTTCGATGGTCACGCTGGATTGATAGCGTCCGTCTTTTCTTTTTGTTGGCACGGTAAACACCTCCTGACTTACGTTGCTCATCGTGATGGCGCACGGTGGGCGGTTTTTATTTCTGATTTCCATTATCTCTGTGGCTTTAACCCCATCGCTTCCCACCGCTTATAATCTTCCTCAGTTGGTGGGGGACCTCCTCCATCAAGATCAGTAACCCTATCATCAAGATCTCTAACTTTATCTTCGAGGTCGAGTATGGAGCTCTCGATATCTCTGACAGAGTTCTCGATGTTACCGGCCTTTAAATGCTTTTTAAAAGACGCGCGGTTCTTTTGGACAATTTTATGGAGTGATTCGATATAGTTCTGTTGCTGGTATGTGATGACGCTGAGAGCACATATTGCGACGACCAGCAGGGTAGTAATGATGTTTTGGCGGGTCATGGCGGATCTCCACCTCTTTTGTTGTTTACGACCGAATTGTTGCGTTGATGTTTGTAGTCACCTGAAGGGAGCACCTCGAATGAGCTTTTCCCTTCATGGACGTATTTTTTAACGGGACCATATAATTCGTATCTTAGCTCGGAAATTGTGTTTTTTAGGATTCGTATTTCATCTTCGTAAGACTTACATGTGCTAATATCTTTATCTGCAAAATCTCTTTGTTTGTCTTCGTATTTTCTCTGTAATGCATCATATTCTTTTTGTAGGTTTTTATACTCTTCCGCTTGAGATTTACATGTTTTTCCCAGAGAGTTTGAAATTTCCATTCTTCCCAGATCGGCCAGCATTCCGAGGATTGTGGCGGCACCTGCCATACTGATTGCATCGCCTGCGTCAGAAAAAAGAGAAGAGGTCAAGATGGTGAGGAGGGCTGTTCCGTGGAATAAAATAGAACCACTGTTTAAGAATAAAAGGTCGCTTTCACGCTGCCATGTGCTCATATAGATCGCTCCTTAATATTCGATGCAGGAAAATGAGCTTCCGCCTCAATCTCGTCCGCCATCTCGGGGCGGTGAAAGTCGTTTCTTTTGATGTGCTCAAGCTCGTGTAGATATGTCTCTATATTTGTTTCTCTTCTATGGTTGGCGTTCAATACAACTGTCGGATCTCCGTTTTCATCAAGCACGGTGAATCCTCTGATCTCAACGGGAAGATTTTGCAACACTGTTCTTACATCAGTCGTCATAATCTCCACGCTCCTTCGATTTTTGGTATTCGATAAAACGCCTCACCTCTTCAATCGATTCTTTCTTTAAGCCCCGTGTCGCGTCAAAGAGGACGCGGATATCGGGGTTCTCTTTCATTTCATTTGCAATCGCCGCTACTTCCGGATCGTCGTAGTAGGAGGTTGGAAAATTTTCCTCTAAAAAGTAGCTTTTCCCCAAGTTAAAATGGTCGGCTATTTTTTGTATCACGCCCATTCTTGGAAGTGATATTTGCAACAACCATTTACCCACAGTCGATTCGCTTACATTTAGGATTTTACTTAGTTCTGCCTGATTGATGTCACGTTCA
This portion of the Selenomonas sp. TAMA-11512 genome encodes:
- a CDS encoding sulfatase-like hydrolase/transferase encodes the protein MFSLFFTGLQQDLKIFLLVPIVCALFRLLFILIFRPKKSPVGEWRKWFTCFRYAFWWGMDINAYAFLVPLLLISLPAAFIPSYFAVSDTVRGIGITLFLCILYTAFVGKLIFYYHFHDIFNHMVRLGGHADKKNLLDIFFRQNHGGWILLGYIPFAALSYTASSALLSTPTIPYLSVENTSLQYALNLLVFLASIALFYWIRYGGTFLHRHKPEWDDIPVLVKDDVFMAKATVDDLIALKLVYKVPFSNALRHSDEESVEILAPLLPASAFAEDKDPLEHFHRTATGAKIKKPSRIFFLFGESHAQSPFDPIYDDLGLMTASKAFRALPSTISIDNFFPAGLNSRPSLAGVISGIYDGEMAINEMQDFWRRAPITALPLQLKALGYKTYFWYGGALNHGSMEHFLPGQGFDRALGGPSFCPKGSPSTWLGVYDHIFLEEAAARIREENDDYAFHFLYTTSNHGPFSLPYESLGFDIDAVMPKRADTFRNEPALWRRFASAWYADQVLCRFIDAMRETYPDSLFLVTGDHSMGIMPFDKGLLARTEPVLREDYLTSFAISHPDLKRDTLAQNTLGSHMHILPTLIDLIAPAGHAYHSIMPPLTERIDTVITPYGYLTSDTIGSYREAYEEDLAPTASLPARHHEIRFTEERDALIELTGYLVRHPELLVKTC
- a CDS encoding helix-turn-helix transcriptional regulator codes for the protein MPDTEGLKKLFSTRLQRVMNERDINQAELSKILNVSESTVGKWLLQISLPRMGVIQKIADHFNLGKSYFLEENFPTSYYDDPEVAAIANEMKENPDIRVLFDATRGLKKESIEEVRRFIEYQKSKERGDYDD
- a CDS encoding site-specific integrase; this translates as MPTKRKDGRYQSSVTIENPLTGEKVKKYIYGYSLKELEAERQRLLKGNIADYLCIETFHNFAEDFILMKRRDDKLEESTLAYYQCLLDRHILPNIPENMKISNIRPAVIKDILAKITGSRTRQAVYTLLNAIFKAAKFEQIAEHNPLDYIHKPKHEATPAAIVTPDIYRALLDEIQGTQTEHLFKFAWDSGLRRGEIVALRWSDFDAKSATVSVSKARKKSTQEYEGKTKSAYSVRTVTLSAAAVKNLLSWKVQLAETLLSKGTRLAEEDYIFRSLKDVTQPMTLTALTHIFASLKKRLGLPDDLRFHSFRHTHATLLAEQEIGVKKIQVRMGHASASFTMDRYVHNTAKMQDGISETMDKISEKYGR
- the recG gene encoding ATP-dependent DNA helicase RecG is translated as MTTAKKGLQAPAKKPHAMEESLQNLKGVGSKKYEALTKLHLTTIYSLLTHYPRDYEDRRMVTPISDLVTDDRQSVLGTIIKLEERRTARRMTILTALIGDGTGYLRLTWFNQQFLKDKLTVGTRIYAVGKITPAYGGRGQLAMSPVADYAILSEGEEAETGILPIYPATAKLNQKFFRGLFAQLFEDGVDIPHLIPETIENKYRLLRREEAFHEVHFPEAYASLTLARERLAFEELYLIQCGLLLLRQKYLSERQGVRHLMDGELVQRVQAALPFQLTEDQARAVHEIKRDMEKALPMRRLLQGDVGSGKTVVALLALVKTVENGCQGALLAPTEILARQHYEKFAEILAPTEVRVELLVGGLGKKRREEIYQALSDGEIDLIVGTHALLQEGVRFASLGLVVTDEQHRFGVEQRAALEKKGGEYLRPDLLIMTATPIPRTMTLTVYGDLDVSRIEHLPPGRQAVRTYCRQQASRGKIYDFVESEIAQGRQAYVVCPLIETGEEDETETEREERRLSAAVDVYEELQKGKFRRRRVGLLHGRLPAKEKESVMRAFHRGEIDLLVTTTVVEVGVDVPNASIMVIEDAERFGLAQLHQLRGRIGRGAHRSYCILISESRGDTAKERLTLMETTTDGFKLAEEDLRLRGPGQFFGSMQHGLPDLKMANVLGDMDILLKARQAAQETMGNAALAKEAEKSLSLIYQEFFRRIQAV